ACAGGTTTAGGTTTAATGGGATTTGGCATAGGCATGGGAGATGATCGAATTGGAGATCCAACAGGTGTAGGAAAAGAAGGTCCAATAATAAGACAGTAGCTTGTGGAGTCAAATCAGCGCCAGAAGAAAGTATGGCCGAATCCTGTAAAGCTGTCGTGAGGCGAGAGTCGCGAGAATCATGATGACCTCCCCTACCGAGACCTTGAGACCCACCTCGGATGTTGCGTGCTGGAAAAGAACGAGAGTCGTTGGATCCATCCCTCGTAACGGCTGCCTCACCAGAGCTCGTGTGAATAGCACGTGAGCTAGCTCCGCGTCCCCTAGCTTGGCCTCGCCGACGAGAGACCAACATCCACGGACCGAAATCGGTCTCCGGCAAAGGATCAGCAACTTCTATAGGGTTTTCCATTGAAACAGAACCAGGGCAAAAGGGAAGTTGTTCATTGGCCTGACCCACGACACCCATGGCCTGGTGCAAATTAATCCGACCACCGGTCCCTGTGAGACACAAGGGGGTTGAGAGAATTGACCATTGTTAGTTATCGTGGTCTGGGCACAAGAATTAGTTCCATGCCCAACCATGCCACAATTATAACAAAACGTGGGCAATCGCTCATACATGACAACAACGAAAACCTTCTGATGATCATCACCCACCCAAAACCCACGACTAAGTGGCTTGGATAAATCGATTTCAATGCAAACCCATGCAAGTCTGGAGCGTGTAAAAGATGTTGTAAGTTCATCAACTTTCAAGAGTTGCCATATGTGAGCAGTGATGGTTTCCAGAGTATCATCAGCCCAGAATTCCACCGGCAAGTTGTGTAACTAGACCAAAATGGCTGCAGTATCGGGCTTGGCGAAGGATGGTTCAAAGAATGGCTGCCAAGGGGAAAGCTGGAGTATGATGCCATTGATGGACCATGGACCATCAAGAAAAAGCTTCTGAACAGCATCCTGAGAAGCACATCGGATAAGAAGGAAACCATTTGGGAGGTCAGATATGGAGATTTCTCCAAACTCAACCCATTTGGTCATCAGGCTTGCCTTCACTTGATCAAATGGAGAAGGAAGGGGTGGGGTGGGGGGGACTTACCAAAGATTTTTCCCATATAAAGAGTTTTGGAATCGAAGACGAGCTCAAGAGATAGTATCACCATCTATCCTGACGAAATCAGAAGAGGTTTCCTTCAACTTGGCAAGTATTTGAGGATTATGAAGTGGAGAGGAAGTAGTTTTTTGATGAAGAGAAGAAGCAACCTAAGCCCAAGTGCTGGATCCGACCAAgggaggaagatgaagaggacgAGCTTGTCTCCCACTTGCCATGGTAAAGGGGCAGGGTGGGAAAAAGAGGAGAAACTATGCAGGGGAGAGCAGAAGAACGGGGAGAAGGGAGAGCCGGGGAGAGTTCTAATCggtttttatgtttgtttacaGTGAAACACTCAACCACATGCTACCTGGTGCATGTgtttaaagttatatatatatatatatacatataacgttttaaaactttttattttaattttcaataaattttggatttgataAAAACTTGGACATTACCATTAACACTCATctccaccaaaaaaaaaagaactttgggtataaaatataataaaccaAGTAAAGATCATAAACATTAGgtacaactttgagtacttagcTATAGGAAAataccattataaaaaaaatcatacaaaatttatttgaaaatcctATATAACTAAGCACACGGGTCTGTTTGATTCGTTAAGGAGAACAGCACAAGCAGTACAGTACAGTACAAGCAGTTAGAGTACAGCACAAGTGCTTGTGCTgttctatgtttgattttcatcGAACAGTACAAAATTTTTTGTACaaattaatgtttgatttgcataagtatggaacacaaaataataaattacaaaaatacctttttactattctatatttgttttataataaaaaatatacaataatatttaatattttataaaaatcttatcaaattttacGTGCCTAACAacataacaacaaattaaaaaatcaatataattttaaaaatatttaatccaaaacaaataaattttcattaatatcttaatcctaaaaaacaaataaattgatagataaataaatagatagataaataaataaatttttaaatagataaataaataaaataaaataaaataaataaatcatgttgtAATTGTATagtgtaaattttaattttaaatagggacAATTTTGTCATTAGTTGTCTCGCCGAAATTTTTGTATTGTGATTTTGGTAGTGcaaaaaattaagaagttgTGCTGTATCGATTGGGTAGTTTGTGTTGTACTTCAGccctatttctaaatcaaacacataacaataAAAGTTGTCTTGTCATGTCCCTTAAAATCATGCGTATGAAACGGaccctaaaaatttttaaaaagtaaacaaacactaccaaaaataacattaaaattacaaacaacTACCAATATCCCACagtacaaaataattaatattatataaccaaaaattaaaaacaaaataattttaagagaGACATAAACAAAATAGCGTTTTTCAAACTCCTTTATCAAAAATTagtgttataaataaaaattttaaaatataacaactttgctgtataaaaaaatttgagaaatttttttattgtagaaaAATAAACACGCAATTTTAAGTATTACTAGTaaacttagaattttttttatttgataaattaaacttagaatttttattcaattacttaataaaaaaaaccatcaatTAACATTAAcccaatattataaaatttatattcataaaaaaaaaaagtatatatatatatatatatataatcacaagtCTCCGGTTTTAACAAATGAGCATGAAACGCATCATCAGACACAATCCCGCGAAGACAACGCCATCGTCGTCGTCCTCCTCCCCAAAGAAACCCATCCCCTTCCTCGCCGACCTCAAGGCCACCGACGACCCCGCCGACGCTCTCCGTCTCCTCCTGCATGCCCCTCCCCACCTCCACGACTACCCTGCCTGCGCTTCTCTCCTACACCGCCTCGCCCGCTCCCGTCTCTTCCCCCTCGTCGACTCCCTTCTCCTCTTCATCCGATCCAATCGCATCCCCTGCAAAGAATCTATCTTCAACTCACTCATTCACCACTTTGGTAAAGCTCGTCTTCCCGACAAAGCTCTCAACCTCTTCCTCTCCATCCCCTCCTTCAACTGCTCCCCTTCCTCACCCTCCCGCCAAACCCTCAACTTTTTACTCAACGCCCTTGTCGACAATGACGCCCTCCACGAGGCCGAGTCTTATCTGGCACGCTGCAAAGAATGGAATCTCCGCCCCAATGTGGTCTCCTACAACATAGTCCTCAAGGGGAGGTGTCAAAAATACGGTTTTGAAAACGCTCGTCACCTGCTCGACGAAATGCGCAAGAGAAGGGTGCGGCCTTCGGTTGTGTCTTATAACATATTGATCGGGTTTATGAGCAGGAATGGGTGTTTAGATGGTGCTATGAGATTGAAGGAAGAGATGGTGAGCAAGGGAACGCACCCGAATGCTGTCACTTTTGCATTGCTTATGGAAGGCTTGTGCAGGGAGGGGAAGTTTAATGAggcgaagaagatgatgtttgACATGGAGTATCAAGGTTGTAAGACTAGGCTTGTGAATTATGGAGTTTTGATGAGTGATTGTGGGAGGAGAGGTGATTTGGATGGCATGAACAAGGTGTTTGTGGAAATGACTAGGAGGAGGTTGAGGCCGGATGTTGTGACTTACAATATCTTGATAAACTACTTGTGCGCTCATGGCAGGGTTGATGATGCATACAAGGTGTTTGTTGAGATGCAGTTGAAGGGATGTGAACCCAGTGCGGCGACGTACCGGATGATGGTTGATGGGTTTTGCATAGCCAGGGATTTTGAcaaagggttgagagttttgaGCACAATGCTGTGTGGCAAGCATTGTGTTAAAGAGGAGTCTTTTGAGGCTTTGATTGTGGGGCTGTGTGAGGGTGGGAAAGTGGATGatgcttgttttgttttggaggCAATGGAGAAGAGGAGGTTGGTGTTGGGGTTTCAAGGCTGGAGTGCTTTGGTTGTGGGCTCTTGTTTACATGCTGGCAAGGAAATTGAGTTGCCAATTTGCATGTGAAAGTTTGCTTTCGTTgcaaatataattacttttgTGTTTGTCGTCTGGTTTGTGTTgtgtaattaaaataaattttatgcttCTTCTTGAAAATCATGCAGTACTCTTTTTATACAGCAAACTAGATAAACAAGAGAGACAAAAACTCACTGATCCATTTCTTAATTACAAGTTTGAGATATGTGCAAGAAAGTAATTAGTTAGGAATAATTAACTACATACAAAATACATGAGGCAAATAACAACtctaaataaaacaagtaaacaacAGGAAATAATTACTGCTAATAGATAGACTATGCCAATTCTTTGTCATCACATCGTCCTGGTTGTTGAATAGTCTCTACAAAACGACTGAGATCTCTATGAACATTCTTGCTCAATTTGACTTGTTGGTCTTCAAGTAAAAAACCAACCATTTTCTCCGGAATAAGACACCTTCCCTCAGAATACAACTTCTCATGAATCTTTGGAGATTCAAGCAACACTTGCAGCGATTCTTCTCCTGGTAATAAACCACTACAATATTCCTGTattgcaacaacaacaacaacaacaccaccACATTAACATCTGtgtatttgtatgtatatatatagatcatatATACTTTCTGTGCTTACCTGATCATCTGTTGAGTTCATGAAACTAAGAATGCCAACTTGAGCTTGCAGGAATTTAACATACTTGAAGGCAGCCTGTAGCATCTCAGCAGTGTTCATCTTGTTGCCACCAGGGATCAACCGGCCGAGTTCTTGCGTCTTATCACTGATCCTCTTCCTCCGCTGCCTCGCTGCTATGCTTTGTGTTGACAAGCATCCATTGCTAGTCTTGTTCTCACTTCTGCTGCTCAACAACTCTTCAGCCCATGGCAGAGGCTCTACCAACTCTGGAAACAACTCCGGTGCCGGCTCTTGTACGTTGTAGATGTTGGAGTACTCATACATGAAACTATATGGATCACAGACAACACTGcaattcttcttcattcttttagGGGATTGGTAGATATGGTTGTTGAATTCATTGCATGGGGTACTGTGAGAGTAAGGGAGCTGCTGGGAGAAGactgctgctgttgttgttgtttcagTGTAAAAGCCATCATCAGGTGGATCAAATATGGAGTTGAGTGGGAGATGTACTTCAGGTTCATCAAAAGATCCACAAAAGCTCAAAAGCTCATCAGATATCTCTGGGCAGTCAAAAAACATTCCCATGTCTCCAAATGCATGTTCCATTGTCTCCATGCATGAGTACTTTAAGCTCAATGCCATACCAATATACCATAAAGTAGTCAAACAAGATCCtgtgaaacaaatatatatattacatcatGTAAGTAAGTAACTACCTACTAAGCATGCatgcaaaatgaaaagcaaaaaaTCTATGAAGAAAGAGAGATAGAGAAAAGTGCATAGATTTGGGGACAGAGAGATATAAAGATCTAGACCTGAGAAATAATAGTGTCTGTCTCTAAAGTGTGTGAAGATATGCAGAGAGAACAGAACAGGCGGCAGAAGACTCTCTAACAGAAGGATCTAATTAAGTtaatttgcatgtaaaatagtaagaaaaggagaaaagatAATGAGAAGTTGTGCTTGGTTTGTTTGAGAGAAATTAGGGGGCTCGTGCCTATTTCTCAGGGTCGCCGTTTTGACTGGACCCTTGCGGTTTCTTTCTCTGTTAAGCGGACTTCTATTTGCAAATAAAACCTCCATAAATGAACATATTACTATAATTTGGAACTTGTGCCAGTTGGTGTCAAGATGAGagatatgtattatatatatatatattagattagtaaattaataaattggagatcatttatatatgtttacttTAAAATAGGTTTTGTTGTTGTGATGGTTTGGAtgcaatattgttttttaaaaattttaatttaattaataatgttcttttaaacatttaaaattcttataatcatcattaaatgaattatttttacttaaataaTATATACCTTGTACTAACTTGTAACtattatttaatatagtttttAGTTTCTACAAGTTACTCattattgcaaatatttttgCGAAACAAATAattgtaatttaataaatcgaactcaaaaaatgtaataattaataaaaatatagacaGATAACGGCAACACACTCATCAAGAAAactttaaatattgaacttctCAAACTCGTTTCATAAAAAGGTATCCTTATTCTACAAAACAGCCTTACAATTGAATTCAATGCCTGTAATTCTAACTGACGCTTAGAATTACACAACATTTACATTGGATGTACACAAATAACAACATCAGATACTTAAGTAATCCAATAAACAGACCATAAGTTCTTCCTTATATTTAACAGCATCACTGCTTGCATGAATTTTAGATATGTAAATCTTTATAcatgaaaatcaattcaatcctGTGGAGCTTCAGAAAAGCTTAAAAACCAGAAGCACGATGAACACGTCTTGGTGATAAGTTTCTTGACATGATATGTTACATGCCTCCAGGCCTAAAGCTTCCCACCTGGAAATATGAACTCTGTTAAAACAAACATCAATGTAGAGAATTCAATCAAAGTCCTTATTTGACCGAAACCTCAACACGCGAGAGTTAATATGGAGAAAAGAGACAGACATATCATCAAACAGAAATAATTGTTCACAATATTTAGTTCTAACAGAGTATTTATTAGGTATATCATATCGGTCTGCTCCCGTTTTCCCATCTCAGTATCTCACTAGTTCTAGTTGCCAGTTGGTCTTGATT
The DNA window shown above is from Dioscorea cayenensis subsp. rotundata cultivar TDr96_F1 chromosome 12, TDr96_F1_v2_PseudoChromosome.rev07_lg8_w22 25.fasta, whole genome shotgun sequence and carries:
- the LOC120273216 gene encoding pentatricopeptide repeat-containing protein At1g07740, mitochondrial-like, encoding MSMKRIIRHNPAKTTPSSSSSSPKKPIPFLADLKATDDPADALRLLLHAPPHLHDYPACASLLHRLARSRLFPLVDSLLLFIRSNRIPCKESIFNSLIHHFGKARLPDKALNLFLSIPSFNCSPSSPSRQTLNFLLNALVDNDALHEAESYLARCKEWNLRPNVVSYNIVLKGRCQKYGFENARHLLDEMRKRRVRPSVVSYNILIGFMSRNGCLDGAMRLKEEMVSKGTHPNAVTFALLMEGLCREGKFNEAKKMMFDMEYQGCKTRLVNYGVLMSDCGRRGDLDGMNKVFVEMTRRRLRPDVVTYNILINYLCAHGRVDDAYKVFVEMQLKGCEPSAATYRMMVDGFCIARDFDKGLRVLSTMLCGKHCVKEESFEALIVGLCEGGKVDDACFVLEAMEKRRLVLGFQGWSALVVGSCLHAGKEIELPICM